A window of the Cuculus canorus isolate bCucCan1 chromosome 3, bCucCan1.pri, whole genome shotgun sequence genome harbors these coding sequences:
- the EPCAM gene encoding epithelial cell adhesion molecule, with protein sequence MEPLRGAALLLLLCAAACAQQSPCICAKNKRVTNCRMVEDVCWCDAVGSGVSVNCNKLTSKCLLMKAEVLGSKSGRREKPKDAFEDTDGLYDPECENTGVFKAKQCNGSTCWCVNTAGVRRTDKHDADLKCNQLVRTTWIIIEMKHAERNAPLNTESLEKFFKDTITSRYMLDRRYISNVLYEKPFITIDLKQNSSDKSSGDVDIADVAYYLEKDVKGDSIFHNDGLNLSIDNEMLNLEKTVVYYVDEIAPEFTMKSLTPGLVAVIVVVIVAIVAAIVVLVFTRRRKGKYVKAEVKEMNEMHRGLNA encoded by the exons ATGGAGCCTCTCCGGGGGGCCGcgctcctcctgctcctctgcgCCGCCGCCTGCGCCCAGCAGAGCC CGTGCATCTGCGCGAAGAACAAGCGCGTTACTAACTGCCGGATGGTGGAGGACGTCTGCTGGTGCGACGCGGTGGGCTCCGGTGTCTCCGTCAACTGCAACAAAC TGACTTCGAAATGCCTGTTGATGAAAGCAGAAGTGTTGGGCTCAAAGTCAGGTCGTCGTGAGAAACCAAAAGATGCATTTGAAGATACCGATGGCCTCTATGATCCCGAATGTGAAAATACTGGTGTTTTCAAGGCAAAGCAGTGCAATGGATCTACCTGCTGGTGTGTGAATACGGCTGGTGTCAGAAGAACTGACAAGCATGATGCAGACTTGAAGTGCAACCAGTTAGTCAGAACAAC GTGGATCATCATTGAAATGAAACATGCAGAGAGAAACGCTCCCCTGAACACTGAATCCTTAGAGAA ATTCTTCAAGGATACGATTACCAGTCGTTACATGCTGGATAGACGCTATATAAGTAATGTTCTG tatgaGAAACCCTTCATTACAATTGATCTGAAGCAAAATTCCTCAGACAAATCTTCTGGAGATGTGGATATAGCTGATGTGGCTTACTACCTGGAAAAAGAC GTGAAAGGTGACTCCATCTTCCACAACGACGGACTGAACCTCAGTATTGACAATGAAATGCTGAACTTGGAGAAGACTGTGGTCTACTATGTTGATGAAATAGCACCAGAGTTTACCATGAAGTCCCTTACTCCTGGCCTGGTGGCTGTCATTGTCGTAGTGATAGTGGCAATTGTGGCTGCAATTGTTGTTCTG GTCTTcacaaggaggaggaaagggaagtaCGTGAAAGCAGAG GTAAAGGAAATGAATGAGATGCACAGAGGACTGAACGCATAA